In Fimbriiglobus ruber, a genomic segment contains:
- a CDS encoding YciI family protein, which produces MRFLMLYKPADNAASEAGVPPTQDEIARMGTFIGEMVQEGVLLTTEGCQPSSKGARVRSAGERFAVTDGPFTETKELIAGFAIVRVNSKDEAVAAAKRFLKVAGDGECEIHQLHEMPALPPQN; this is translated from the coding sequence ATGCGATTCCTGATGCTCTACAAGCCCGCCGACAACGCCGCTTCGGAGGCGGGCGTCCCGCCCACCCAGGACGAGATCGCCCGGATGGGAACCTTCATCGGCGAGATGGTCCAGGAGGGCGTGTTGCTCACGACCGAGGGGTGCCAGCCGAGTTCCAAAGGCGCCCGCGTCCGCTCGGCCGGGGAGCGGTTCGCCGTGACCGACGGGCCGTTCACCGAGACGAAGGAACTCATCGCCGGCTTCGCGATCGTCCGGGTGAACTCGAAGGACGAAGCGGTCGCCGCGGCCAAACGATTCCTCAAAGTGGCGGGCGACGGCGAGTGCGAAATTCACCAGCTGCACGAAATGCCGGCCCTGCCGCCCCAAAACTAA
- a CDS encoding YciI family protein, translated as MRFLIAVKADKNSEAGALPDTKMLTEMGKFNEELVKAGVMLAAEGLQPSSKGARMMFTGKEPVVTDGPFAETKELIAGFWLWQVKSKEEAIEWLKRSPFGPGAVVEIRQVFEVADFGDAATSEVVERGKRLRAEIERQKSS; from the coding sequence ATGCGATTCCTGATTGCGGTCAAAGCCGACAAGAACTCGGAAGCGGGCGCGTTGCCGGACACGAAGATGCTGACCGAGATGGGGAAGTTTAACGAAGAGCTGGTGAAGGCCGGCGTCATGCTCGCGGCCGAAGGGCTGCAACCCAGTTCCAAGGGGGCACGCATGATGTTCACGGGGAAGGAACCGGTCGTGACCGACGGCCCGTTTGCCGAAACGAAGGAACTCATCGCCGGCTTCTGGCTCTGGCAGGTCAAATCGAAGGAAGAGGCGATCGAATGGCTCAAGCGGAGTCCGTTCGGTCCCGGGGCCGTGGTCGAGATCCGGCAAGTGTTCGAGGTCGCCGACTTCGGCGACGCGGCCACGTCGGAGGTCGTGGAACGGGGGAAGCGCTTGCGGGCGGAAATCGAGCGGCAGAAGTCGTCGTGA
- a CDS encoding YciI family protein produces the protein MRFMMLMIPKGYEKAAAGTMPDPKAVEAMMKYNESLQKAGVLLALDGLHPPSMGARVTFEGGKPKVTDGPFAEAKEVLGGYWMIQVKSREEAIEWASRCPGGENEMIEVRQVHEFTDFPPDVQKAAAGFPEMQAGQPKGA, from the coding sequence ATGCGCTTCATGATGCTGATGATCCCCAAGGGGTACGAAAAGGCGGCCGCGGGTACCATGCCCGACCCCAAGGCTGTCGAGGCGATGATGAAGTACAACGAATCGCTTCAAAAGGCCGGCGTCCTGCTCGCGCTCGACGGCCTGCACCCGCCGTCGATGGGCGCCCGCGTCACCTTCGAGGGGGGCAAGCCCAAGGTGACGGACGGGCCGTTCGCCGAAGCGAAGGAAGTCCTCGGCGGCTACTGGATGATCCAGGTGAAGTCGCGGGAAGAGGCGATCGAATGGGCGTCCCGCTGCCCCGGCGGCGAAAACGAGATGATCGAGGTCCGGCAGGTCCATGAGTTCACGGATTTCCCGCCCGACGTCCAGAAGGCCGCGGCTGGCTTCCCAGAGATGCAGGCCGGGCAGCCCAAAGGGGCGTGA